A window of [Clostridium] innocuum genomic DNA:
GGACCGCAAGAAAGGAGGTACTCTGCGCTTTGGCTGTACGGATACAGGAATCCAGCAGCTCCTCCCCTGCCTCCTTATTCCACAGAGCAGTGAGATGATCATGCTGTATGTCCGCCTTACTGTTTGCCTTGCCTTTGCTTTGCATAGACGTCACCACCTTTTTGTTTCTTCTTTCATTGTACAACAAAAAGATGACGAAACAAATCAAAAACTGAGATTTCTGCCATATACTAGAAAGAAATCCGGCAGAGAAGGAGCCTCACTTAATTTCTTACAATTTATGGAAGGTTCTTTGTAAAGTTAAAACCGGCATGGAAATGCTTACCTGACCATGGTAAAATAGAAACATAAAATGAGGAGGTGCTTGCTTTATGACAGATAAAAAGAAACTCTGGGGGATCGCCGGTATCGTTGCGGCAGTTGCAATCGTTGCGGTTGCGGCGTATTTCTTATTCAGCGGCGGTTCAAAGCCGGAGTCCGTATTGCTTTCCTATACTGATCTTTTGAAAGAAGGCAAATACAAGGAAATGTATTCCCTGATCAGCAGCGACGCGAAAAAGAAATGGAAGGAAGAAGATTTTATTACGCGAAACAAAAATATTTATGAGGGGATCGACGCATCTGATTTCTCGATGGAAATCAAAGACAGTTCGGATACAGGGGATGACGGAAGCGAAATCAGCTATCATGTTCGTATGAAGAGTGCAGCCGGAACCATTGATTTTGACAATAAGGCGACGGTGGTTAAGGAAGACGGTGATTACCGTATTGTATGGGACAGCACGCAGATATTTCCGCAGCTGCATGATTCGGATAAGGTGAATGTGTCCGTTACCGAGGGGGAAAGAGGATCGATTCTTGACCGGAACGGAAAAGCACTGGCACAGCAGGGAAGTGTATTTCAGGTTGGCCTGATAGCAGGAAAGCTGGGAAATGAGGCGGACACGGTTTCTGCCATGGCCAGAGTTCTGGATGTCAGTGAGGACAGTATCAAAAAAGCACTGTCAGCCTCCTGGGTACAGGATGATATGTTTGTACCAATCAAAACCATCACAACAGCGAAGCGTGCGGAAATCATTGAGGAGCTTCGAAAAATTGACGGTGCCTTTGTACAGGAAACCACCGGACGCGTGTATCCGTATGGCGAAATGACAGCGCATATCACCGGATATGTGCAGAATGTCACCGCTGAGGATTTGGAAAAGCATAAGAAGGAAGGCTATACCGCAACCAGTATCATCGGTAAGAGCGGTCTGGAAAGTATTTATGAAAGCAAGCTGAGGGCAGTCAGCGGCTGTAAGATCATTATTGTGGATGAAAATGGTGATCTGAAGGATACCGTTGCCGAACAGAAGGCCAGAAACGGTCAGGATATTCGTACGACCATTGATATCGAAGCACAGCGCTCCGCATACAATCAGCTGAAGAAGGATGCAGGAAGTGCGGTAATCATAAATTCCCATACCGGTGAGGTTCTGGCAATGGTCAGTACACCGGCTTATGATCCCAATGATTTCGCAATGGGCATGGATAGCAAAACATGGGACTCCCTGAACAGCAACAAGCAGAAGCCGCTGTTGAATCGCTTTGTTTCCACCTATTGTCCGGGTTCTACCTTTAAGGCGATTACCGGAGCCATCGCTCTGGATTCCAAGACGATCACAGCGGAAACCACCTTTATAAAAACAGACAAATGGCAGAAGGATTCCAGCTGGGGAAAGAATTATGTAACGACGACGCAGTCCTATGCAGAGCCAAGCAATCTGAAAAACGCCTATATCTATTCCGATAATATCTTCTTTGCACAGGTAGCGGATAAGATCGGTGCAGAGACATACACCAGCTATCTCGATAAAATCGGATTCCGCAAGCAGATGGATTTTCCGTTCACAGTTGCGAAGTCCACGTATGGGGATGAACTGGAGAATGCACAGAAGCTTGCGGCAACCGGCTATGGACAGGGTGATCTGCTGGTATCCCCGCTTCATCTGACGGCCCTGTATACCGCCTATGTCAATGACGGCAGCATCCTGCAGCCATATCTGGTATATGAGGATGGAAAAGCAAAAACCATGGTGAAGAACGCGTACAGCGCAGCTACTGCGAAAACAGTGTTTGAAGACCTGCAGGCTTCCATGTCCGGATATGGGGATAACCCTACCAAAGCAGCCGGGAAAACCGGTACTGCACAGGTGAATCACGGGGAACAGGAAATCGGCTGGCTGAGTGCAGTCAATGATAACATAGCGGTTACCGTTATGATTGATGATACCAAGGATATTGGTGAAAGCCATTATGTCATACCGAAGGTGCAGAGTATTTTAAACGAGGTTAAATAGTACGTGTAAGGTATCCGGTGTTGACCGGATACCTTTTTGTACTTGCAGAAGCTTATGACTACAGCATTGTTTTTTGGCACTACTCTGTTCATTCCTGAAAGAACACGGTATAATACAGAGGTAGACGGAGGTGGAAATATGGCATTTCGCATTGTACACTGTAATATCAATGTAACGGATTTGAACAGAAGCATCGCCTTTTATGAGCAGGCACTGGGACTGCAGGTTGCCAGAAAGCTGGAGGCGGAGGATGGAAGCTTCACGCTTTGTTATTTGCAGGATGATACCGGCAGCTTTCAGATTGAGCTGACCTGGCTCAAAAATCATCCGCAGCCCTATGAGCTGGGCGAGAATGAGAGTCATATCGCTTTTGCAACAGATGATTTTGAAGCAGCACACAGACTGCATGAGGAGATGGGCTGTATCTGCTTTGAGAACAAAGAGATGGGAATTTATTTTATTCATGATCCGGATGACTACTGGCTGGAGGTTGTTCCGGCATAGGAACTTGTTTGGCTATACGTAAACATCTGCATTTTTTTGCAGGTGTTTTTATATGCAGTTATCGATGAATTCCCGGTTGTTTTTCAGTGAATCCCCTGAACAGAACCGCACGGTGATCGCTCTTTTATTGACACAGACAGGCGATATTTCTTCCTTTCATCATAGAGGTATCCTTTAAAAAAGAAAAAGTTCATAAAAACCATAACATTTTAGGAGTTTACCCCTTTTCATACAGAATTGCAGATGGAGGATGCGGCAGTCTATCTTCTGGAATTCGATACGTAGGATGCTGTAAAAGCCAGGCTTACGAATACAACGTCTGCATAATGTCCATATGAAAAAGCTGAGTCCTGTATCGGATTCAGCTTTTTAGATAGTGCGATTCTTTGTACAGTGAACGTGAAGCTTACTCTTTGCTTTCATAAATGGAAGCAGCGCAGATCAGCTGACACCGGATCATTTTTCTGTTGCCAGGTTTTTAAAGGGCTGTGTAGGCAGAGCCCTCTGCAAACATAAGCATTTTGCCGGTAGCACTGTATACCTGCTTTCAGTTCCTGAAAGAGTGTATGCATGTATGATCATTTCCATATCATATGGTGTGTCATTTGCAAAGCACTTTTCTACAAATTTTCATTTTGCATGAGTATCTACTGTCGTGCTCTTTTTCTTTTTGCGGATACTGCCGCCATACCTGCACCGGATGTCAATAAGGTAACCAGCAGCAGACCCGTGGAAGTCGCATCCGCTGTATTCGGCGCTTCCTCCTGATTCGTTTGCGTGGATGCTTCCTGCTTCTTATCACCTACGGTAAACTTTGTTTCTGCATAATTTCCGTCATGATACGTAAAACGTACCGTGTAGCTTCCCTTTTCCAGCGTATTCAGATACTCCGGCTTCAGGGTTAACACCGTGCTTCCGGATGTGAGTGTATAGTAATCACTACTGAGTGCACTGCCGTTGATAAAAATACCATACAGATCTCTCAGCTCTCCGGAACAGATCAGCTCCAGGGGCTTATTGCTTCCCATGATATAGGTTTGGTTTCCTTTCGTGATCACAGGTGTTTTCGTTCTAGCTTGGATAAGCCATGTACTGCCGGCAGGATCAACCTTCAGGATTCCGTTATTGGAATTGGTGATGTATTGATCTTCTATCATGATATCAATGGAAGCATTGCTCAATTCCGTCGGTTTTCCACAGAATTTTATTTGCATTCTCGTATCACCTTTTGCTACTCCATCCGCTGCAATCACCCGCATTCCTTTTGGTAAAGAGTAAAACCAGGAGGAAATATCGCTGCCCTTTGCCAGTTTATGGAAGGCTGCATTTGTCAACGTAATCGTGCTGTAGCTTGCAATTTCTTCATTTACATAACCGGTAACTTTGATCCTATCCAGCGTTCCTCTTGCCTCGGTAGAAGCTGCTGTACCATAAACCTCAATCGTGGTGTCTTTATGAATATTCATGATACTGAGAGTATACATCGTTTTCTCATCGGCAAATGATCTCATGATACGCTTTTCACCATCGATGACAGCATACGGCACGGATTCAAATGCTGTTTTCTCATCTGCATTCAGCGTAAGAATTACATTATCCAGTGGGGTGACACCTTCATTTTTTTCCAACGTGGCAGTTGCATTTTTTAAGTTATCAGTATTCAGAATCAATTTGGAAGAAGTCAGTACGACTGCTTCCCCCTTCACTGAAATCGTGTAGGAATCAGTGACATCGCCGTATATAGAGACGTCATAGTTATAAACCATGGCGGTACTATCACTTTCCCTTCGTATTGTTACGTTGCTGTTATCGCTACGAGCAAGCGGACTGTCCGTAAAGTAATATCCGTCCTTCGCCCTGACAGTCAGGGTAAGCTTACCATCGGTTTCTGTCTTTAAGGCTGCGTCCGCATTTTTTAATGCCGTTGTGTCCAGTGATGCCGCAGGTGCTGCTTTCTCCTGTGCTGTAAGTGGTGTTTCGGCACTCACTTCATCCGCATGGATGCTTACACCCCCGCTCATCATGAACAGCATGGCCAGCGCCATACAGGATGCTCCTGTTCTTTCCAACAATCTTCTTTTCATATCCTTGTCCTTTCCGACAGCTACTCGCTGTCTGATCGCATCTGTTTTCCGTATCAGGTGTTGTATGAAGCTACGGTCTGCTCAGCGCTCTTCTTTATTTATATAGAACTGCAATACCGGCAGCGGAAACCGTAAATGCGCAAAGCAGCATTCCTGCGGAAGTCGCAGCTGCTGTATTCGGTGCAGCGGCATTCGTTTTTTCATTTGGTGTCACAGCCCTTTTATCATTTTCCACCCGGATGGATGCCTTGCGCTCATGTCTTCTTCCGCCTTTAGAGTACCCTGAATGCTCCTGTTCCTACGTTGTGCCTTTTGCCCCCCTCATCCGCCTAGCGGATTGTCATTTGCATGAAGCAGTGACATCGTACTCAGCAGCATACCGGCCGCCATCGCATATCCGCTACTCTTTTCATAAAAGCCCTCATACATGGTTTCTCCTCTCTTAGAAAAACAATGACGCTTTTGACATCACAGTTCCCCATGTGAATGTTTAAATGCTACATACCCTGATAAAATTCTATATATATCATAATATCTCAGAAGAATAATAGCGATACGGCACGCCATTTCTTGAACAAATCTTGAACAATTTATCACACAGAAGTCACGTTTTGCCAATATAAAGTACGTCTGCATGCATATCCTGAAAAATCCGCTTCATCATAAGAAGAGATGGATTCTTTCGAATCATTGCCGTGCGGCTGTATCACCGAAGAACAGACAGGTAAACATTCCTTGTGCAAACATCTTGAAAATTTAGTGTTCTGGTCCTATAATGTACAGGAAAAGCGAGGTTCTATGAAAAAACTAACACTGGAAAACTGGCAGGAGCTGCAGCCGTATATTGCACTTGCCGATTATCATGAATACAATTCCAATACCATGACAATGCTGATGTGGACCAGCATGTATGAGGTCTATTTTGAAACTTATCCCAACTATGCCATCGCCTATACCTGCATGCCGCACCGTGAACCGGTCTGGCTGATGCCATATTGCACAAGGGATCATCGTTTTGAGGCTGTTCATGCGATCCGCACCTATTCTCAGAAGCATGGAATCGCCTTTGAAATTCATTCCATGACCAAAGAATTTAAAAACTGGCTGGTGGACACCTATCCGATGGAATTCCTTATATGGGACTGCTATGACGCAAGAGATTATGTATATGACCGCAGGCAGCAGGAAACATTGTCCGGTAAAAAAATGCAAAAGCGCAGAAATCACTTCCACGCCTTTTTAAAGCAGTATGAAGGACGCTTTGTTTACCGGCAGCTTGATGAAAGCACCAGAGAGGATGTCTATGCCTTTCTGCGCTACTGGCAGTCCTTCAAGGATGTGGATGACAGCATATCCGCCGAGGATACCGGAATTCATCTTTTGCTGGAGCATATAAAGGAGCTTCCGATCGAGGGCGGCTGTATCTATATTGACGGCAGACTGGAAGCATTTAACATTGCATCACGGCTGTCGAAGGATATGATTCAGATTCATGTGGAAAAAGCGAATCGTGAAATTCGCGGTCTGTATATCGCAATTCTAAAGCTGTATCTGGAAACACTGGAGGAGGACATCGTGTATGTCAACCGCGAGGATGATATGGGACTGCCCAAGCTGCGAAAGGCAAAGACGGATATGCAGCCGGTATGTAAAATTCAGAAATTCGGAAGCGTACATCAGGCGCTGAAAATCCAGCAGGCAGATGCTGCCTGGACAAGGAAAATCCGCTCCCTGTGGGAACAGCAGTTTCAGGAGGAAACGGCAGAAAGCACCCAGTTTTATTTTGAGCGCCTCTACCGTGAGGAAAACTGCCTTCTGCTGGTCAGTGAGGAGGAGCTGATCTGCATGCTGCAGCTTCGCCCCATGACAATCGTTCTGGATGGAAAGGATGTCCGTGTACCGTTTATTGTAGGAGTCGCCACCAATCCGGAGTATGAAGGCTGTGGCTATATGGGGATGCTGCTGCGGTATGCCTTAAAGACGGTACAAGGGAAGGCTCCGTTTGTATTACTGCAGGCTTATAACTGGGATTTGTACAAGAGCTTCGGATTTATTGAGCAGTATCAACGGGTTCGCTGGAAGCTGAAAAAACAGAGTGACGCTGCCGACGGCGGCACATGGAAGCAGGTAGAGGATGCACAGGATCTCTTAACCATGTATCTGCACTTCTGTGAACAGAAAAACGGCTGGCGGCGACGTGATCTGGCATATTATAAGAATCAGTTTCTTCCCAATGCGGCAATCTGGAATCAGAAAATCCTCGTCTATTGGGAGGATAACCAGCCAAGGGGATACATCGTACAGGAGGAATCAGCACAGGAGCTCCATATTCGTGAGTGCATCTATGCGGATGAGGAAGCCCTGCAGCATATGATGCGGTATTTGGCACAGGAAGAAAAAACGGTTTATGTCGATCTGGATACAGAGGCACAGGTGGAGGGCCGCAGGAAGCCGGAAACCTGTATGATGGTAAAACAGCTTGGGAAGCAGACATTTCCACAGGATTGCCTGTTTATTCGGGAGGAATTGTAAATAAGCTGCCTATGCCCTTATTATGAATGCAGAATGACTTATCTCCTCGATCTGACAC
This region includes:
- a CDS encoding lactoylglutathione lyase, with product MAFRIVHCNINVTDLNRSIAFYEQALGLQVARKLEAEDGSFTLCYLQDDTGSFQIELTWLKNHPQPYELGENESHIAFATDDFEAAHRLHEEMGCICFENKEMGIYFIHDPDDYWLEVVPA
- a CDS encoding penicillin-binding transpeptidase domain-containing protein → MTDKKKLWGIAGIVAAVAIVAVAAYFLFSGGSKPESVLLSYTDLLKEGKYKEMYSLISSDAKKKWKEEDFITRNKNIYEGIDASDFSMEIKDSSDTGDDGSEISYHVRMKSAAGTIDFDNKATVVKEDGDYRIVWDSTQIFPQLHDSDKVNVSVTEGERGSILDRNGKALAQQGSVFQVGLIAGKLGNEADTVSAMARVLDVSEDSIKKALSASWVQDDMFVPIKTITTAKRAEIIEELRKIDGAFVQETTGRVYPYGEMTAHITGYVQNVTAEDLEKHKKEGYTATSIIGKSGLESIYESKLRAVSGCKIIIVDENGDLKDTVAEQKARNGQDIRTTIDIEAQRSAYNQLKKDAGSAVIINSHTGEVLAMVSTPAYDPNDFAMGMDSKTWDSLNSNKQKPLLNRFVSTYCPGSTFKAITGAIALDSKTITAETTFIKTDKWQKDSSWGKNYVTTTQSYAEPSNLKNAYIYSDNIFFAQVADKIGAETYTSYLDKIGFRKQMDFPFTVAKSTYGDELENAQKLAATGYGQGDLLVSPLHLTALYTAYVNDGSILQPYLVYEDGKAKTMVKNAYSAATAKTVFEDLQASMSGYGDNPTKAAGKTGTAQVNHGEQEIGWLSAVNDNIAVTVMIDDTKDIGESHYVIPKVQSILNEVK
- a CDS encoding GNAT family N-acetyltransferase codes for the protein MKKLTLENWQELQPYIALADYHEYNSNTMTMLMWTSMYEVYFETYPNYAIAYTCMPHREPVWLMPYCTRDHRFEAVHAIRTYSQKHGIAFEIHSMTKEFKNWLVDTYPMEFLIWDCYDARDYVYDRRQQETLSGKKMQKRRNHFHAFLKQYEGRFVYRQLDESTREDVYAFLRYWQSFKDVDDSISAEDTGIHLLLEHIKELPIEGGCIYIDGRLEAFNIASRLSKDMIQIHVEKANREIRGLYIAILKLYLETLEEDIVYVNREDDMGLPKLRKAKTDMQPVCKIQKFGSVHQALKIQQADAAWTRKIRSLWEQQFQEETAESTQFYFERLYREENCLLLVSEEELICMLQLRPMTIVLDGKDVRVPFIVGVATNPEYEGCGYMGMLLRYALKTVQGKAPFVLLQAYNWDLYKSFGFIEQYQRVRWKLKKQSDAADGGTWKQVEDAQDLLTMYLHFCEQKNGWRRRDLAYYKNQFLPNAAIWNQKILVYWEDNQPRGYIVQEESAQELHIRECIYADEEALQHMMRYLAQEEKTVYVDLDTEAQVEGRRKPETCMMVKQLGKQTFPQDCLFIREEL